TTTTAGGTTTTTTAAACTTAAAATCGAAGTATTTTTTTAGCAAAACCGCAGGGGCTTTTTAGCCCCTTGCCTTGATTGTCTTACTTTAGGATATGCAAATGAGTGAAATAGTTAAATATCATAATGATTTTAATAAAATTAAGTTACCTAGCTTTACAGAGCAAGAGCAAAATTTATTATGTTTTTTGCTTAAAAAAATAAAAGAAAAACAAAAAGATGAAGTAATTAAAATATATCCGAAAGACTTAATGGGTTTTTCAGAAAAAAACCTATCAAATAGAGAAATAACAGAGATTTTAAACTCTTTTGAAGAGAAATTTTTCAAAGCAGATTTTACAATAATTGTAAAAGATGAAGTTAGAAACTTAATCGGAAAAATGCGAGTAAATTTATTTAATAATTTTGTAATATGGAAAAAAACTTGCACTGATTGGGATATGGAAATAGGCGATGGGCTTTTTTGGCAGGAATTCACTTGTATAGATATTGAAATTAATAAGCATTTTGAATACCTTGTTAATCAACTCACAGCTAATTTTACATCTTTTGAATTAGCAGAATTTATCGCATTAAGCGGTAAATATACAAAAACTCTTTATAGACTTTTAAAACAATATAGAACAACGGGAAAAGCTTATTTTGAGTGGGAAGAGTTTAAAAGAATTATGGATATATCCGAAAAAATGAGAATGTGCGATATTGACAAAGATATCATCAAACCTGCTATAAAAGAACTAACAAAAGAACGCACCTTGTTTGATCAGGTGCGTGTCCCTTTTAAAAATTTAGCTTTTGAGAAAAAGAAAATCAAAGCTAGGGGGCGGGGCGGAAAAGTTGTAGGTATTGAATTTACCTTTAAACCTGAAAACATTGCAATACAAAAAATTGAAAATGAAGCGATAGAAAATGCAAGCGATGAAGAAAAAATCTTAATGACTTGCAATAACTTGTGTCAATCTAAAATTAGATTTAAATACGAGGATAAAATTTACCAAAGTAACTCTTTTGATTTTTACAATTTTATTTTTAACGCGGTGGAGTTACAAGAAGATAAAGACGGGAATTTAATCCCATATGAAATTAGAGTTTTTAGATGCAAAAATGAAGAAGACTTTTTTAAATTAATTAAATTATTTACAAGCAATATCTATTGAATTACTTTCTCCCTTTTTTCTTTTTATTTGAGCTTGCCGAAAATAAAAAGCAAACTAGCCCTTAATCTTTAAGGTGACTAGTTTGCAAATTAGTCACCCTTAAAAGAGTGCTAATTTGTTTTTCAAAAATATTTAGTTATAATATCACAAGTTCTATTATAACCACATTTTTGAAAAAAAGGGGAGCAATTATGGAAACAAATAAGACAGAAATTAACATAAAAGAAGAAAGAAAATTAATATCAGAAATGAATAAAATTTATACAGATATAACCAAGCTTGAATCTCAAATAAAATTTTTGTGTTTAAAATTAGAAAGCAAACAAAAAAGACTTAATGAAATTAAAGAAAAATTTGCTTCAAGTGTAGCTCAAAATGGGACAAATATCTAGTATTAATTTTAAAAAATCTAATCCTATACAAACACAGCATAACGATAGAAGATTGCCACCGAGTTATTTAATCGGTGGCGAGGTAGAATGCAATCTTAATCACGAAGAAGCTTTGGCGTTAAAAAATGAAATTGTTAAAAATGCTATTGAAGCTTACACGAAAAATACTAAACAAAAATTTCAAGCAAAAAGCTATGAATGGAGTGCGGTAGTTAATATTAAACCTGATACTACAATGAGTGATTTAGAAAAACTTGCAGAATATTTTCAAAAAATACACGGCTTTCAATGTTATCAAAT
The nucleotide sequence above comes from Campylobacter peloridis LMG 23910. Encoded proteins:
- a CDS encoding plasmid replication protein B — translated: MSEIVKYHNDFNKIKLPSFTEQEQNLLCFLLKKIKEKQKDEVIKIYPKDLMGFSEKNLSNREITEILNSFEEKFFKADFTIIVKDEVRNLIGKMRVNLFNNFVIWKKTCTDWDMEIGDGLFWQEFTCIDIEINKHFEYLVNQLTANFTSFELAEFIALSGKYTKTLYRLLKQYRTTGKAYFEWEEFKRIMDISEKMRMCDIDKDIIKPAIKELTKERTLFDQVRVPFKNLAFEKKKIKARGRGGKVVGIEFTFKPENIAIQKIENEAIENASDEEKILMTCNNLCQSKIRFKYEDKIYQSNSFDFYNFIFNAVELQEDKDGNLIPYEIRVFRCKNEEDFFKLIKLFTSNIY